The Penicillium psychrofluorescens genome assembly, chromosome: 2 nucleotide sequence TCCGTGGCCGGCCTCGGTTgccggcctcgtcctcgaacTGGGTCAAAAGGGCGATCTGGAAATCGTAAAAGTCGTGATAGTACCGCGACAGTTCCCAGCATCGgccatcctccatcttcgcctCGATGATATACCAGTACTTGTCGTTATCGAAGCAGTAGCGCGGGATCGATGCGACCACGGGTGCCAGCATGTAATTTTGTGGAGGCTGGGACATGGGTGCTTGCCCGGCCATGGTTCCTTTGCTGCCGTCGCGCTGGTGATAGCCCTGTGTCGGGTGGTTAGCTTTTGCCTCACCTCccacagaaagaaaaaggactCACATAGGGGTTCCCATTTTGGCTCATATGGCCAGGACTCTGGCCACTCTGtgacatcttctccatgccAGGAGCGACGGCCAGCATGGTACCGCCACCGCCGGCCTCAATCTTGCCCAGTGTGATGCTGCTATTCTTGTACTCggccgtcatcttcttccactcctccaccTTGGGCACGCCGGCCCGTCGCACCGCCTCGAGCGGGTCAGTTACAGCCTGGCCAGACTGCATGTCGCGCAGCTCGATGAAGGAAACGGGAATGAGGCCGGGGCCACCGAGACGACCGATCGGTTTCGCGACAAACCACTCCGGGTTGGACTGAGCGATGACGATAATGGCCTCGCCAGCCTTagcgtccagctcgtcgggACGTTCGGCCTGGAAATCATACTGGACGATGCCGTAGACCATGGCGCCCTGGCCCTTGGTGAGGGCGGACATCCTGAAACCGGCCTGGCGAGTGttgatggacgaggtggaaTCGGAGGCGGAGTGAAAAGGAGGGTTTCGGTCGGCGAAGCCTGAATCGTGGGAGTCTTTTTTCTGGTCGACGGAGCCCCCACTATCTCGTTCGTTTTTGCCGATGACCTCGAAAAAGGAGACGGGCACCAGCCCCCTGGCAGATGGGATGAGCGGATTGCAGGCCTCGTACCAGTCGGAGTCGTCCTCGCGGCTGATCACGTGGAAGAAGTCGCCCTTGCTGAAGGCCAATTCCTGGGTGTTGCCGGGGTCGGGCGTGTAGTCGTAGAGGGCTTTGATCACCTAGCGCGAGGAAAAAATGGGGGGCGTCAGCCAGGGCGGTAAGGCAAAGTGGGACGCAAGGGCAGGACAGGgcaagaataataatcaacAActcgaggagggcaagaCTCACCTTCTTTGGGGGAAGAATGGCCAGCGCGGACTTGGGGGTGATGgagatgtggtggtggtggtggtggtgcttgGGATCTTTCTCGCCGCCCTTCAAGGAGCGACGGATGGCCTGAAGGTAAAATGGTG carries:
- a CDS encoding uncharacterized protein (ID:PFLUO_003664-T1.cds;~source:funannotate) is translated as MKAIRRSLKGGEKDPKHHHHHHHISITPKSALAILPPKKVIKALYDYTPDPGNTQELAFSKGDFFHVISREDDSDWYEACNPLIPSARGLVPVSFFEVIGKNERDSGGSVDQKKDSHDSGFADRNPPFHSASDSTSSINTRQAGFRMSALTKGQGAMVYGIVQYDFQAERPDELDAKAGEAIIVIAQSNPEWFVAKPIGRLGGPGLIPVSFIELRDMQSGQAVTDPLEAVRRAGVPKVEEWKKMTAEYKNSSITLGKIEAGGGGTMLAVAPGMEKMSQSGQSPGHMSQNGNPYGYHQRDGSKGTMAGQAPMSQPPQNYMLAPVVASIPRYCFDNDKYWYIIEAKMEDGRCWELSRYYHDFYDFQIALLTQFEDEAGNRGRPRTLPFMPGPVTHVTDAISNGRRQNLDEYIKKLLGMPPHIARCQLVRQLFAPRQGDFEIDPNAFGEEARYSDNSHHSAIIEQTVSQQSSLNPMNAPQDRASQQQRAQGGPMPFSNGGPPAMNRQPSSTQVSTSSGSQAMKVKVFFQDDLIAIRIPSGVSMQHLKDKLSDRLKIQEEIIVQYRDESSGSYVDLVSDQDLENAMQRNTKLTLFVSIA